The sequence below is a genomic window from Carassius carassius chromosome 45, fCarCar2.1, whole genome shotgun sequence.
TATGTAGGCAATATAAAGTTTGTGCAGCAGAGGTTATTATAAGCCTCTGTTTAGAGATACAGCTATACACAGCCAACCAGATAAAGACCTTCAGATGTGAAATTAACTTTGTtactcaacaaaaaaaaaaaaagggaagaatataatacaaaatatcgGTTTGTTTTGACTCGAAAGGGGCCTGACCGTATTACCCATCCcatcataacaaaacaaaatgctttcTACTCGCACAAAATGCCTGTCAAACATGCTTTGGTCTTCCTTGCGTAGACCGTATAGTAGGAAGCGTTTGATCTGATGTGATGTGATCGGTTTAAGCAGTATTACGGGCTTTctttatgtgtgtgagtgtgttttggtGGTTAGTTCTACTCGCTCTGTCGAAATTTATTGGgtaattttttatttgctttatcaCTCAATGTCATGACGTCAACCAAAGGGCTCTGACAGCGGCTTACAGAGAACAGGGCTGTTTTCTGGCGGAAATATATAGGGTTGCTTACTTATCCCAGAACACTGTGGTGACTTTGGGCCCATATGATTTCAATGGAGGCACTGTGTGGTagactttgtttttttcttttgcagtaACTTTTCCTCAACCAGATGGTGTCAACAGATGTCAGATGTCTTTGAGATGTGTTTCTGTTTCTAGAGTGACACACGCATACACCCACAGCCTTTCTCGTGAAGAGAAAAAACGCATAAACACAAACATGAGTGGGACGTTTGTATCTAAATTGTTGTAACTTTTCTTACTTTCCTTCCTCCCCTTTCCCCTTCTTTGCCCCATCTTCAGTGCTTCAGGACGTTGTGCTGTAAAGGACCTCCCCCTCCCAGACCAGAATATGACGTGGTTTGTATCGGCCTGACGggttctgggaagaccagcctGCTCTCCAGACTTTGCAGTGAGGCAACAGACAACATCGTCCCTACCACAGGTCAGCCCACCATCATAGAGCAATACCAGACCCGTCctggaaacacaaacacagatctTTGCACTTCCTCTTAGCCTTCAGATACGCTTTCCCTTGTATTGAGATTTTGCCTTGTGATTGTCTTTTAAAGTGATTAAATCTCAGTCAGTGTAGCAGTGAAGGTGTTTTAATGACTTTCTTTTATGAAATCCTCATGCCGGCGGTTGTTAATCTTGTTCAACTTTTATTTGCAGGTTTTAGCATTAAAGCTGTCCCGTTCCAGAATGCCATTTTAAATGTCAAGGAGCTCGGAGGTAAATGCTCTCTGTTGTTCATGAGAatactgcttttattttttttatttatgggtCATTGACAAATAACCATCCAAATaaccaaatgtaatttattcccttgatgcaaagctgaattttcaacatcaataCTCCAATCTtcacagtcacatgatccttcagaagtcattctaatattctgatttcttattatcatcaatgttgaaaactgtttccATTTTTATAGTAAcctgatgcatttttgtaagattcaCAGAGAATTCTAAAGAACAGTATTcatgtgaaatagaaatcttttttaaggttatgaatgtctttactctcactgtTGACatgtttaatgtgtccttgctgaataaaaatcttACCTACTCCGAACTTTTAAATAATAGTGTAAGAAGTGCATTCAAGTCATTGTAGAGCAAATGATTCAGTCCAGACAAAAAATGTGCATTATGTAATTGACCCATTAGAGAATATCTAGCGGACGCATCTGTAACAACATTTTAAGCTGTTATTTCACCATTATTTCACATGTGATCTTTTGAAAAGTAAACTTTCGCAACACATCATCTGACATATCATGACGAATATGAATGTAATTTGACACAGATGTTACATGAGGGCTCGACCAGAAAGGACACAAACTCATTTCTTTGATGACTAATAGTTTTCTCTTCAAGGTAAATTGAACCCCAGGAAGCGCAAGTGCTTGGATGCGGCACGCAAAGGAAATGTTTCAGATGTCACTCGCTCAATGAACCCAGAGCCATCTTGGCCCGAGTTTCCTTTTTCGTATGAGTGATGGGCTGAGGCTTTGAATCTGTCTTTAAAATGAGTGAGTGATGACAAGAATAAGAGGGTGTTGAGGATGCAGGGAACCCGAGGGGAAGGGAGGGCTAGATaggtgaggagaaaaaaaactgcTGGAACTGATATTAAAGAGGCTGTGTATTGACGCCTGTTATAGAAAAGCAGATGTCAGCTTTTCAAAGGAATAGGttctccaaaaataaaaatactgaaagtTTGGATGTTGTTCCGAACTTccgtcacacaaaaaaaaaaagtacttctatcaaacaaaaaactctttctctttcttaCATCTGACTGCTAGTGCGCATTCATTCACATCTCaaaatttaccgtattttccggactaaaagtagcttttttttcatagtttggctggtcctgcgacttatagtaaggtgcgatttatttatcaaaattaatttgacatgaaccaagagaaaacattaccgtctacagccgcgagagggcgctctatgctgctcagagctcctgtagcctacactgaaaacatagagcgccctctcgcggctgtagacggtaatgttttcttttggttcttggttctaaataaatgcgacttatacttaggtgcgacttatagtccgaaaaatacggtaatcacaGCTTTAAATTTTGACCTGTTCCTGACACAAGTCTTGGAGCACAATTATGGTTCTATGcgatttttccttctttttggaGCTGAAAGCTTTGAGGTCCCGTTAAGGGTGTAGCAGTATATTGTgtcacaatatatcacaatacaaaaatgcaacaattTTTATCATGGATAGTGACCATACAATAATAAATGTTGAGTGAGTGTTATTTTAGGTATTATTTTACATGTACTCAATGATCAGTACACTTACAAAGAGctcatcaaatatggtaaacccAGACGCTCACacattttatgaatgattattcACAATTTCATTATAACATAcagttattaattaaaaaacaacaacaatatttaaacctttttaaatatatgtattcatGGACAGAATGTCTTTCACATAATTCTGTATTTTTAGCTAAGTGGGAAAATGTCTTTCTGGATAATGAACAACACTTTTTGTTAAcaattgttttatatgttttgaaTATGAAGTAGTAGTTTATACATTTTGGCTTTGTTTGAAGTATCGTCAGAGTGTCATGTTGTGAAATTAGTTTTGTGTATCATGACACAGGTGTATTGTTCTACCCTTTATCCCCATTAATTTTAACTGCATGGAAAAGAGAGATCAGCACATTCTTCCAaacttctctttttgtgttcctgtaaagtaaatgatgacaaatgttcatttttgggtgaactaatcctttaaaagtGAATTCTTATCGGTGAGAAAAAGCCCCACAATGGGAGATCGCCTTGAAATTGATGAACCTCTGAATTCTCCTTGAAAACCGGTATAATTATGTCCTGTTTTCCTTTTAAGCACTTTGGAAACCTTTCCTCCCGACCTTCAACGAGTTCAGCTCTATGTCAGGGGCCTGCGGAGCACGACCTCTTTTCCCCAAAAAATATCAGTGTAGGGTTACGGCTGGGACATTAACCTTGAATCTGATGCGGAAGGCTCATGTCACACTTTATTGATGGAGGTTGTATGCCGGCTTGGCACGCTGGCTCTCCCGCCGTTTACCGTTCTCGCGTGTTATTGCTTGGTCTGCCCGTCTGGCCCGTGTTTTGGGTCTGCATGAGTGATGTCAGGAAGCCGGGAGACATTCAAAGCGCCGCGCTGTCTCCGTGCATTTCCCATCAGTGTCACGATGACACCCTGTGTGACCTGCCAGGCTGACAGACACACCAGAGAAGGGAGCCCCACATGCTCACATTTACCATCTCGCAGCGACCATCTGAAAGCACTTAGCagactctctctctttgtgtctcTGGACCACATCCATGATGTAATGATTTCtgcgaaaatgtgctttagtTGCATTATCACATGAGATTGTAATGCACCAGCCCATTGCTGATAAATGCTGTTTTGTTCCGTCACATTGTTTTCGTCTTAATGCACATGTTTATGCATTTGAAATGAAAGTAAACTGCTGCTTTTCAAAGCCCAAGACCTCCCAGCATTTAGATTTTACTTTCACAGCCAGTAGATGGAGACTTTGAGTAAAACTATACAAAAGCCCAGCCACCAAGAAAGTGTTGATGCACATTTGAGACTGATGGGATGTTGTGTTTTGGAAAAGCCAGGCCGTATAGGAAAGAAATATCAAGCTGAGTGATTATGCGTTAATAGGGCTTGGTAAAATGGCAACAGCAGATCAAACGCCTGTTAATTAGATGAGTCAGCCTCGGACATGGCCTGTCTGTGAGGATCCCAAATATTTATTGTGAGTCACAAATTGTCTAAACAtctgcaaaaaacattattatttcgtTGGCCAGCGTGTGCTGTTGCTGTCAGGCTTGCATGTCAGCGGTTGGAAAGCTGTTGCAGAGTACCGCAATGGATAATACCTAATAAGAACTGGAAGTATTACATTGTGCATCATACACGGTGATGATATTGGAGAGAAACTAAATCTGATTCCTAAATCCGGAGTGTGTTCCAAACGTGAACCGAGATCTCTAGAACAGTTTTAGTGCTGATAATTTGGCGAGGCATGACTAAGAGCTCAATTTGTGGTGTGACAAAGGCTTAGAAGTTTGGAAGTGGAACCATTAAACTTGCGTCCAGTGTGTTTAGGGAGGGGAAAAAAGGATCGCACAGCTGCTTAGTGTCAAGCAAACAGCTTATACGTCTTGGCCAAGCTTCAAGAGCTTTGAATAAAGCCGTCGATTACTGTCTGGCATTGATTTAAGACGCCACCTTTTCGAaaagcattctgtttattatttcaTGCTTCTAAATGAATACAGAGAAATAAAGCTACTTTTTAGGACTCCTCGTCATAGGATATGACGCGCGCAAGGCATGCTAGTAATTAATACGACAAATTCCATTCGGGAGACTCACAAAGACCAGAGGTATAGACAAACTGGTCTCTGTTTTTTCACGGTTAGGGTACAGGCCCTGCAGTGACTCACTTTAACCAAAGCCATGCTGTGCTTGTGTGTCTTGGTGGCCACATTTTTGTACCCCTAAATTGCTGTGCACAAGAGAAACCATATGTTCACTGTAAAAGTGGGCCCATTTGAACTGTGCTGTAGACTGGCCATCAGAAAGAAACCATTTTTATATGCTCTCAGGGTCGACTTGTTGCATTGAGCGCTCTTCATTTGGACACGGCTTTTCCCACAGGCCTCCCCAAGCGAGAGTGCGAGTTGGCATGTGTTCTTGAagtcataaaaatacataatgcaaTATCCGCAATGATTTTTGAAAGGAGGTCTGGGTCCTCACCAAATGCATTCCAGCAATGTTCGAACTGATGCTGTGTCGAAACACGCTGTAGTCCGTTTCCCACTCAGTTGCCAGAAAGTTTCTCATTGTGCTTTTTGTTTAGAGCTTTGCCTGGTTTTCGGCGTCGGATTTATTTCGGACAGGAAAACCACCTTTTTTTGACGAAGTGGTTAATGTGTGTATTAAATGTTATGACTTCCTCGCTGCGATCCTGATGGTGTGaatttgtgttttgtgttgcaGGAGCAGATTCAATTAAAAAGTACTGGAGCCGGTACTACCAGGGCTCTCAAGGGGTGGTGTTTGTTTTGGACAGTGCTTCGTCGGAGGAGGACTTGGAGGTGGCGCGTACGGAGCTCCACTCTGCCCTGCAGCATCCGCAGCTCTGCACGCTTCCCTTCCTCATTCTGGCCAACCAGCAGGACAAACCTGCTGCCCGCTCTGTACAAGAGGTAACCTAATACTCGCTTAACACTTCCCTTCCTCACCCTGGCTAACCGCCAAAACAAACCTGCCACCCGCTCTGAATGAGCCGTAACTTTACACTCGCTTAATACTTCCCTTCATCGTACTAGCCAACCGCTGGGACAAGCCTGCCGCCCCCTTTGTACTAAAACGAACCTAATACTCGCTTTATACCTCCCATCATCATCATATAATGGTCATAAACTCCTTTCAAGAGCcatctcatgtcattccaaacctgtatgactcacTTTCTTCCATGAAATGCAAGTCAGCAGGGTCCCAAACCTGAATtacatgtataaaaatatatatttttaaaatatctgttcATGTTCATTGAATATGTTCAGCAGATGAaagcaagtcatacaggtttggaataatattatgggcgagtaaatgatgacagaattaaagaGGTTTCCTAAATCCAAAGTCCCTTTTAAAGCAAAATATCGTCTTCTGCCCTAGGCAGCTATTTACAGTAATGCAGCTGCAGCTCATAAATATGGTACTTTAATCAGAATAGAACAAAATTTCCTCAAACTATGTATCAGTGTtgcattaaaacaataatttggcaACAATATTGGTAATTTTTAGCTCAAATCCCATAAAAACACCCAAAAAATTGATGCCTTTATGAAAACTTTACAGCGGGACCATAGCCACCATATCTGATGTtatattttctttcttgtttttatcACTTTTAAGTTGTGCTCACTTTAGCAAAATTTTGGAATGCTTTCATGGGGGAAAAAATTATGGAACTTTTCACGTGAGGAACGTTTTACCCTTACATTCATTTCCTGATCCTTCTTTTTTCTCCAGCAGTATTAACAGAAgaatggtaaatgcaaccacatCTTTAGACCTTTGCTGAGATACAAAAATGTGTACCACTTTTGAGATATTTATTCTAAATGTTGAATgattatttcaccccaaaatgaaaattgccttaatttatttaccctcatgtcgttctaaacccataCGAAATTTGTTAATCTTTGTAAcgcaaattaagacatttttaaatacaacCTGAGATAAACTTGAAACTTTAAAACATTCGTAAAGAGGTAAAAAAAGATTTGGAGATTGATCTTCTGAAGAGACATGATCAGTTTATATGATGaccagatttaatttaggctttaatTCACATAAACATTGATCATTGAGCATAAATAGAAGCTCAACCACACTTTACTTGATGCACAAGAACAAAACTCATTGGTTCTTTCAGTGAGGGACAGAAATCTGTCAGATGATGAAAAAATCTGATGGGTTTGGAAAGtcgtgagggtgaataaatgatgccagatttttcattttggggtgaactaaccctttaaaggagtggttcactttcagaatgaaaattctatcaccatttactcaccccaCTTGTTCCAAAAATGTCGGGATCCAAACAGTTGATgagcaccattgacttccatagtaggaaagaaaatactatggaagtcaatggtgctcATCAACTGTTTGGGtcccaacattattcaaaatatcttcttttgtgttcaacagaagaaagaagctcatacaggtttggaacaagttgggggtgagtaaatggtgacagaattttcattctgaaagtgaacCACTCCTTTAAATGACAACATTAGGCAGCTCTGTCTGTTTCAGAGGATTCGATTGTTGTTTGCAAACACTGACAGGCCGCAAGACATTCTCCCACAGATCTGCAGCACCCAGCTTACCCACTTTCTCAGGCTTTCCTGACAATAAGTCTTTGTATTGTTGGGAGCCCAAAACTCTGGTGGTGTGGGGAAACACTACAGCTGTTGTCCCATCTCATAAGAGTGTATTCATTTTACCGATGACTCTATTTGAGATTCTTTCAAACATCGTTTCAAAAGCAAGTGGCACCGAAATTAAGATGAATTGCTGGCCGCTGTTGGTAATCGCAAACATTTGGAATGTGTGGCATGTCTCTGCTGtcacatttctattttaatgGTCCCCTTGTCACTTTTATGTTTGGAGGATTGAATTACTCAGCCTGTGCGTCTTTTCCTGAATGatttggtgtctgtgtgtgttatttGGCTGATACCATGCGTGTTGgtttgtgtgtccgtgtgtgaACGTCCATGCGCGCACATCTGCTCTGAGTGGAGAAATCGGTCCACGGGCTGCAGGGTATCACCCAATGCACAGAGCGCTAATTAACTGGCTGAGAAGTGGTCCTGAGTGAGCAGTAAATATCTGCCTTTGGAGAATAACACATCCCAGTTCACTGATGAGTGTCAAAACGGGGCTTTTCAGTTGGCAGCGACACTCGCTCTCCTTGCTGGAGATAAAACTTGGGTTACACAATATCGGTCCTGACCAGCTTGTTTTCCATTAAATTGCTCTCAATCGATTTCAGACTGGATCAGATCTCCTGGACCTCCTATGGGcattttttgaaagaagaaaaGATCCACAGTGTA
It includes:
- the arl15b gene encoding ADP-ribosylation factor-like protein 15 isoform X2 → MHSINDSVSFRSRLISGLLFSEDDSKKLSRNYMDYLCFRTLCCKGPPPPRPEYDVVCIGLTGSGKTSLLSRLCSEATDNIVPTTGADSIKKYWSRYYQGSQGVVFVLDSASSEEDLEVARTELHSALQHPQLCTLPFLILANQQDKPAARSVQEIKKYFELEPLARGKSWILEGSTVDNMDAVKEIFSQLIHLLEEKDHEIGRI
- the arl15b gene encoding ADP-ribosylation factor-like protein 15 isoform X1; translated protein: MHSINDSVSFRSRLISGLLFSEDDSKKLSRNYMDYLCFRTLCCKGPPPPRPEYDVVCIGLTGSGKTSLLSRLCSEATDNIVPTTGFSIKAVPFQNAILNVKELGGADSIKKYWSRYYQGSQGVVFVLDSASSEEDLEVARTELHSALQHPQLCTLPFLILANQQDKPAARSVQEIKKYFELEPLARGKSWILEGSTVDNMDAVKEIFSQLIHLLEEKDHEIGRI
- the arl15b gene encoding ADP-ribosylation factor-like protein 15 isoform X4; amino-acid sequence: MHSINDSVSFRSRLISGLLFSEDDSKKLSRNYMDYLCFRTLCCKGPPPPRPEYDVVCIGLTGSGKTSLLSRLCSEATDNIVPTTGFSIKAVPFQNAILNVKELGGADSIKKYWSRYYQGSQGVVFVLDSASSEEDLEVARTELHSALQHPQLCTLPFLILANQQDKPAARSVQEGVNCDGSSVLP
- the arl15b gene encoding ADP-ribosylation factor-like protein 15 isoform X3 encodes the protein MLDYCFRTLCCKGPPPPRPEYDVVCIGLTGSGKTSLLSRLCSEATDNIVPTTGFSIKAVPFQNAILNVKELGGADSIKKYWSRYYQGSQGVVFVLDSASSEEDLEVARTELHSALQHPQLCTLPFLILANQQDKPAARSVQEIKKYFELEPLARGKSWILEGSTVDNMDAVKEIFSQLIHLLEEKDHEIGRI